A stretch of DNA from Ovis aries strain OAR_USU_Benz2616 breed Rambouillet chromosome 14, ARS-UI_Ramb_v3.0, whole genome shotgun sequence:
GGGTCTTCCTCCACCCTCAGTggtccccagcccctctcctgcACACAGCTTGCCCTCGGGGCACGGCTCAGGCCCCTCGGCCTGGCATTGTGATCCCACGTGGCATGGCCTCTGCCCCTCAGCTCAGCCTCGCCTGTCTCCATCTGCTCCACTCAGCCAGATACAGCCACCCAGAGCCCCTTGAGCTCACCCCAGCCCTCCCATTTCTCCACCTTGCCAGTTTCACTGGTGCCAGGGGCCACTGGTGTCAGCTTCCACTCTGGCCCTGAGGTTTTTCTCTCACCTCCTTCAGACGCCACAGGACCTTATGTGACCTCCAGTCCATACAGCACGTGTCACTCTGAGCTATAATTATAGGCATGTCTAGGGAATTCAAGGGCTGCAGTTTAGAGCTCTTTTGTCCTCAGCTTCCCCAACATTGAGTTTCCTGCTTCTGTCTCGGCCCTCAGTTCAGACTCTCCTCCACCCAGGAGTCAGATGAAcgttttaaaaacataaatgagcTCGCATCCCACCCATGCTTAAAACCAGACCACAGATTCGCGCTAATCTTGGATGAAAATCCAAACTCTCCTCCGAGGCCTGCAAGCCCTGCATGGTCTGGCTGCTTTCCACCGCTGTAATTTCACAATGCTCCCAGTGACACTGGACTTCTCCCTTTCCTCCAATTTGTCAGGTTCTTTCCTCCCTAAGGGCCTTTGCTCCAGCTGTTCCCgctgccttttttaaaaacaattaattaatttttggctgtgttaaGTCTTCATTGTGGCAACACTGCAGGCTTCTTTCTAGTCGTGGTGCCTAGACTCAGTTGtctcacggcatgtgggatctcagttccccgagcagggatcaaacccctgtcccctgcattacaaggtggattcttaatctcTGGATCACCAGAGTAGTCCTCAGTGTTCCCTTTGCTTTTGATTCTCTTCCTTGGGCTCCGGCCAGGACTGGGTCCTTCTCATGCTAGAGGTTTGACTTTGAATGTCCACTCTTCAGTAGGGCCCTCCCTTGCTAAAGggtgccccccaacccccattaTTGTCTCTCATACCACTGTttttttgtccattcattcattatagcatcttttatttatttatttattttcttgaggtGTGACTTACCTATCTAAAGTACACTgctcagggactttcctgatggttcagtggttaagactctgagcccccaatgcaggaggcaagggttcaatccccggtcagggaactagacccacatgccacacagtgtggctaaaaaaaaaagtacatggctcaattattttttgttgtttttggctgtgctacttaggcatcaaacctgtgcctcctgcattggaagcacagagtcttaaccactggccactaggaaagtccctgaaCCTGGAATTATTTGTCAAGAAGTTTTATATTatggattaaaaatttttaaatagttatagGACCACTACgcaattgtaaaatttttttcttgtgtctgTTCGGGAACATTGTGTCTCTCAGGAATTTGTCAAGTTCATTTAAATTTCAAGTGTGCTGGCTTGAAATTTTCATATCCTCTCACTATCTATTGAATGACTGTAGGGTCTGTCTTATTTTCCCTCAGCACACTTTCATAGCCTGtttccctttcatttattttaaaaatatttatttttggctgtgtctggcctcagttgtggcatgcaggatcttcccttGTGGTGCTTGGGGTCTTCATTTGGGCGAGTGGGCTTCTCTCTAATTGTAGGGCATGGGCTGGGTAGTTGCAGTGCTtaggcttagttgtcctgcagcatgttggatctcagttccccgaccagggatcgaacccacgtctcctgcattggaaggcaaaatcttaatcactggaccaccagcgaagtcctccctttcatttacatatacacaaatattcatttctctggtagctcagagaatctggtggtaaagaatctgcctgcaatgcaggagacctgggttctgtgcctaggttgggaagatcccctggggaagggagtggctacttactccggtgttcttgcctggagagtcccatggacagaggagcctgatgggctacagtccatgcggtcacagagagttggacacgactgagcgactaacacactccTCTCATTAGAACACAAGCTCCACGAGGACAGGGACTTTTGTCtctcttgttcactgctgtatctctAGTGCCTGGAAGAGTGCCTGCACATCCCATGGTAGATGCGTGTATGTGTCATTGTAGGAAGGACTGGAAAAGAGGTGGATACCCTTGTGGTGGGCAGGTTGGGTATCAGTACCCCTAAGAAGGCCTTTCCTCCTTTATCGTTATGTTCTCTAGGCTCAGGCCAGCATAGGGCACGATCAGATGTGGtatgcgggcttcccaggtggcacagtggtaaagaatccacctgccagtgtaggagatgcaagagacgcaggttcgatccctgggtccagaagatcccctggagtaggaaatggcaacccgctccagtattcttgcctggggagttccatggacagaggagcctggtgggctacagtccatggggtcgcaaagagtcagacatgactgagcgacagagcacagagcacagagcagcaTGCGGCACGTGGTGGGGCCTGCTGGGTAGAGGGGGAGGAATGGAggcctctctccatctctgcacAACCCTGGGCCTGGTCCTGGGGGTCTCTGGGCCTGGGGCTTAGGCCTGTCTGCCTGTTCGTCTGCAGAGCCACCCTCCATGCGCCTGAAGGCCAGACCCAGCAGTCCCGGCCTCTCTGTGCTCACCTGCAGCGCCTTCTCCTTCTACCCACCTGAGCTGAAGCTGCACTTCCTGCGGAACGGGCTGGCCATTGGCTCTGGTGAGATTGACATGGGCCCCAACGGTGACGGCTCCTTCTACGCCTGGTCATCACTCACAGTCAAGAGTGGCGACGAGCACCACTACCGCTGCGTGGTGCAGCACGCGGGGCTGGCCCAGCCCCTCACGGTGGAGCTGGGTGAGGTCCCGCTGGGGAACTGTGCTCCCGACTTCCGGTTGTCTTTTCTCCCTCTGCTGCAGCAACCCTTCCTGAGTCTGACTGCTTTCTGCCCCACCGCTGCCAGTTCGTCCAAAGCCTGACAGCCTCTTGTCCTGCGCTGCTTGCCTCCCCAAGTCTGAGTGCCttccatcctgctgctgctggcctCGTTGATTCTGGCCACTGTTAACCGCTATGGGAAGTCCTCCCTAAGTCTGACCACCTTCCGTCCTGCTGCTGCTAGTCTTCAGGAGTCTGACCATTCGTTGTGTGCTGCTGCCAGGCCTTTATGAGTCTGATGTTCTACTGCTCTGTGTCCATCCCTCCTCTCCAAGTTGGAACACCGCCCACTCCGCTGCTACAGGTCCCTTGACCAGAGTGATTGAGACCCCTCTTGCTACAGCTGGTTCCTATATCCAACCTGGGGGCTTTCTAGATCTAGAACATCCTGGGAGTGGCCTTCCCTTTACCCACACCCACTCTCTACAACCTGGTGCTGGGACCTCTGGGGTTGGGAGGGACTGCAAACCCCCAGTCCCCTGTCCTGACTCAGATGTGGCGGAGGGTCCCTTAAATATCTCACAACATTGTCTGACTGCAGAATCACCAGCCAGAACCTCGATGCCAGTGGTGGGAATCGTCATCGGCTTTTTCCTGCTCCTGACAGTGGCTGCGGGCGGAGCTCTCCTGTGGAGAAGGATGAGGAAGGGGCTGCCAGGTGTGGGACAGGAAGAGGGAGGTGCCTCAGAGAGAGGGGTAGAGACCCCCTCCAAAATCGGGAGACTCATTCCTGCAGGGACAGAGggggacagagacccagagagagatggagagaaagaaaactggaggggAGAAAGAGACTCAGGGGGATAGAAATCCATAGCGTAGGACAGAGACTGaaaaagacacagacacacacaaacaacacacaccacacacacacatacacatacgtgGGGAGGGGCAGTCAGAGACCTGAAGGATTTCAAAGATTCTAATCATCTCCCCTGTCcctcttttctcagcttcttGGATCTCTTTCCGTGGGGAGGATGTAGGGGCCCTCCTGCCCACTCCCGGCCTGTCCAAGGATGGTGAATCTTAGGATAAAAATGCGTTCCCAGCAACTGCCGATCATCCCCCATCCTGGCTGTTACCAGCTAATGTCCTCAGGTCCTTTTCATGCTGTGAGACCTCCGGGAATCCTGGTATTTTTGAGCCTCCGGAAGGAGCCCAATGTCCTCCCTCTGGATTTCTCCTCCTGTGATCTGCCTCAGTTCCCCCTCCTGATATATATGGTTCTTTTCCAGCTCCACATATAACATGGGTTTAGGCCCGAATCGTTGTGTTCTCATCGTTTCAACTTTTTTAGGGAATTGTGAGGGGGGATAAATGGTGTAAGCCTTGGGCTTCAAATCTCTCCTGAGGCTAACTTGTTGCCATGGTGGAATTTGCCAACTTTATATACCAAGTcatgtatttttaatgaataaatttcacaaatatttactggatgTTTGTGCCAGGCATTTTGAGGAATTCTTGGCTGGAGTCTGATCTGACTTCTTGGTGTAGCGGAAGAGATGTTCCCTCCTTGAGGGAAAGGAAAGCCTCCTCTGGCTCCTAGGTTCCCTTTCCTAAAACCTGCGGACAAAGGGAAAGAGATAAAAATACATCTCCCGTGAGGCTTTGAAGCTAGAGCAACTGGAGGTGGTCGGGCAGGGCGCCCCGACGCCTGCCGGGAGTTGTAGTTCCCCCGGCCGTGTCACTCCGGATTTGCCCACTTCGCCTTCACTGGGAAGGGGCGGGGCCGAGCCTCGCGGGGCCGCGCTTTCCTTTGTGGACGTGGCGAGGGGCGCCTTTGGCCCGCCCCGCTTCTTTGGCCCCGCCCCATGAGGCCCTCCAGAGCGCTCattggctgggggcggggcctctgCGCTTCAGGAGGCGGGGCCTGACTGGAGAGCCGCCAAATTGGGCATCTTTTTGGAGAACGCAGGGTGGAACGTGGAGAGCGAAGTGAAGCTATCTGACCCGGTAAAGGGAGGCGGGGGCGGGTGGCTTGTCCAGGGAGGACGGTTTGGGTCCGCTTGGGTGGAGGATTGGGGACCAGGCTGAAAGCGATGCCCGGGAACCTGCAAGATTTCTCTCTGGACACTACCCTGCCCTGAACTACGCGTGGGAAGTGCGCCACGTCTCCCGCTTGAATCCTACCCTCTTGGGGTACTTCTCTGGGACTTCCTCGGAGGATTCGGTCCCTACAGCTGGTTAACCTCTGAGAATCCCGCCTTCCTTCCCCCCTTCCTGTCCCTTCTTGAGGCCCAAACTTTGCAACCAGCTACCAGCTCTCTGTCCTGTCCTGGGCTCCCCCCTGCCCGCGTCCCCATCCCTCCCATCCCCTCTCTGTCCTTTTCTCTGTGACTCTGACTCCTAGCCTCCGCCACTCCTCAGGGACTGATGATGTGGCCACcctcacttctgctgctgctgttgctgctcagGCGTGGAGCCCAGGGGAAGCCGTCTCCTGACGCCGGCCCTCATGGCCAGGGGAGGGTGCACCACGCGGCCCCCCTGAGCGAAGCCCCTCATGATGACGCTCACGGGAACTTCCAATATGATCATGAGGCTTTTCTGGGACGAGAAGTGGCCAAGGAATTCGACCAACTCACCCCAGAGGAAAGTCAAGCTCGTCTGGGGTAGGAGAGATGGAGGGGAAGGAGGATTGTAATTTTCAAGAGGAGGTTAGGGGAGCCCTTAGTGAGAAGGTGATATTTGAGCCACTTGGGTATATGGGGGAATAGCATTCCAGGAAGAAGGAACtgtaagtgcaaaggccctgaggcaggagggggAATTATGTGCCTCGTGTATTTGAAAAAGGGAGAGGTCTATGTGACTGGAACCCAGTGAGCAGAGGGAGAAAGTAGGAGGTAGTAGCAGAGAGAACAGAGGGATCAGGTTGTGCAGGGGACCCAGTGAGATGAGAGCTATGCAATGGCTCTGAAGGAGGAGGTGAGCCGACTTCAGTTTTAACAGGATCCCTCTGGTTGCCATGCAGGGAACAGACTATAGGGAGCAAGAAGTAGAGAGCACGTTGAGGAagggactgcagtcttccaggtgGGAGATAAGAGACCAGGGTATCCCAACTCAGGGTGGAGATGTCCGTGGTGGTCAGCTATGCTGACTAGAATGTTGTGCATGGATGGAGTTGGATGAAGTAGGCTAACGCATTTGTGGTCGCGCTTACTACAATGCCCAGCACCATGCAAAGGGCTTACCAGgcttaactcatttaatcccaaCATCCACAGTGTGAGGTATGTTCTATtacttattcccattttacagagggggaaactaaggcacagagaggttatatGACTTGCCGACCGTCACACGGCCAGCAAGAAGAGGCAGCAGGATTTGAACCTTAATGTTTGGCTCTAGAGTCCAAACTCTTAACCACAGCTCGAACCTCAGGGTAGCCGGAGCAGAGCAGAGACAACATAACGCTGGAGGGACGGGTCAGCGATCTAGGCAGGGCCATCTCAAATTGGATTCTGGGAACTGGGTCGAGGGGCTTTGGGATGGAGACCGGAAGAAGGGCTCCGTTAGCGGTCGGGCGAGGACACAGACCAATGACGGGACgttaccagggatggaacctgggaaCCGACAGGCGTGGCCTGAGAGAAGGGGCATGAGGTGGTGGCCTAAAGGGGCTTGACCTGAGACATGGAGGTGTGCAGGATCAGGCTGGAGCTCGGAGAGGAGTGGGTGAAGGCCGAGCCCGCCGTGTTGGGGGTGACAGTCATAGGGCAAAGCCTGATAACGGCTAGGAAAAACCAGGCGCAAGGGGAGAGTCGCAGCATAACTCGGGACTGCAGGGATATTGGCCTGAGATAGACGCGCGCGgccagggagggggcggggccagggacGGGGAGCCGTCCGGACCTCGTGTTGCAGTGGCAGTCGGAGTTCAGAGTGGATATTGGGACAGGGAATCTGCGGGCGATGGGCGCGGTGTGACTCCCTGCCCTCCGTCCCCTCCCAGCTCTTTCAAGTGAGAGATGGAACACGCGCAGGGTTGAGAGGTGGGGCCAAAGTGGAGGGTTGGACGTGGATTGTCATGGGTCCTTCCCCCAAGCCGTCGAGTTGTAGAGCGGAGCGCCAGCCACAGGCCCGCTGCATCTCGGCATAGAGGTTATCGCCTCTGGGAGCGGAGCCTGGATTGAGAGGGCGGAGCCCTCTGGTGGGAGTGGTCCTGGGATTGACAGACTCCTCCCCCCGGTTTGTCGGCAGGGACAGCATTTTCAGTCCTATATGGGGCTGTGTCTCCAGTGTCTAGCAGAAGGCGGGACCCGGGGTGGGCGGGGTCCGAGACTGACGTGCGCCCGCCCCGGCTCGCAGGCGCATTGTGGACCGCATGGACCGCGCCGGAGACGGGGATGGCTGGGTGTCGCTGGCCGAGCTCCGCTCGTGGATCGCACACACGCAGCAGCGGCACATACGGGACTCAGTGAGCGCGGCCTGGAACACGTACGACACAGACCGCGACGGGCGTGTGGGTTGGGAGGAGCTGCGCAACGCCACCTACGGCCACTATGAGCCGGGTACGCGGCGAGAACCGACCCCTGGTCCCCTCACACACCGTGACCCGGACATTTGTGACACCTTCATCCTGAGACCCTCAAGCCACGTTAACCAGATCCCTAACCTTTGACTTCTGACCCTTGACTAGGGCCCACCCCCAATCcctgatctctggtttctcattCTGACATCCACTGGGGACctcagtttcttgaccagggacaTCTAACGGCCCGAGCACTATCAGCCTGACCTTTGACCTCTGACTTCTCATTCCGAGAACCCCAAAGCCatttcctctgcctctgcctctgaaTTCCCGCCTCTCATCACCAGGCCCAAGCCCTCTGCCCCAGCAGGGCTCTTATCCTCTGGCACCTGAACCCTcaccccagccctcctccagACTTCTTCACATACCCTCAGGGGTCTCGTTCCACACTCCGAGCTGACCCTGACCTTCCTTTGCTCACCGTCTCCGTGGCTCCCCAGGGTCCTCAGGCTTACCCAACCTCAGCCCCACCTCAGCCAACCTTCCACTTTcaattttctgcattttctgtcCCAGCTAAATGGATCTTCCGCAGTTCCCCTGAACTCACCATGCTTTGCAAATCTCTGTACTCTGCACATACCATTTCCTTTGCTGAAAATGCTCTTCCCTTCCTCTGTTCCCAGCAAGCTGAGTCAGTAAACTGCACCAGAGTGTGACTTCAGGGCCCAGAGGGCCAGTGTCAACTCAAAGTCCACCCTTCCTGACTGcataaccttgggcaagtgatttcctctctctgagactcagttttcttcataaaGTGAGGACTAACAAAATAACTCACTGTACTCGCTTCTTGGGAGGATGAATTGCAGTTTTGTAGATAAAGAGCTTAGCACATCATCAGCTCTCACTGCAAGGTAGCTACTGTTAATTATTACTAATTGGTGGAGGTCTTCCTGCCGTGACTCCCCGGAGTTAGATCCGTCTATCTTAAAGCCCAGTCTACCAAGACCCCTCCTTCCCCAGGTGAAGAATTTCATGACGTGGAGGATGCGGAGACCTACAAGAAGATGCTGGCTCGGGACGAGCGGCGTTTCCGGGTGGCTGACCAGGATGGGGACTCGATGGCCACTCGGGAGGAGCTGACGGCCTTCTTGCACCCCGAGGAGTTCCCTCACATGCGGGACATTGTGATTGCTGTGAGTGGGGCCTGAGGAATCCGGCTTCTTACCTCCCTTCCTGGGACCTAGGCTTCTTGCCTCCCAGCGTTTACCTTGGGGCCCCCAGTGCCCACCCGCCAACCCCTAGTGTCTAATCTCTCCTAATCTggcctctccctttcttttctttttttaaatatttatttggctgcactgggtctttgttgcggcacgtgggatctttagttgtgtccTGAaaactcttggttgtggcatgtgggatcccatcccccgaccagggattgaatgcatgtcccctgcattgggagcatagagtcttggccactgggtcaccagagaagtccctggccTCCCCCTTTCTGTGCTCACATTGGGGATCCAAGCACCCAGGCTATCTTCAGAAGATCATCCCCTCCATAAGTGCCTTAGAGGAGACCCTGTCCAGGCTGAATCCCAGGAAAATTCCAACCCTAGACATGGAGTGTCCACTCTGAGGCCATTTCTGCTTGCCCCCCAtcttctgttattattattattattatttttgccaacACTGTCTGTATTCTAGAgtgacaggattttttttttctcttctcccttttcttttttccactagACTTTAATCTCTAGAGCcattttaggttcatagcaaagTTGAATGGAAAGTCCAGACATTTCCCCTGTCCCCCTGCCCATGCTAGGAGGAGTTAAATTCTTCCACCTGTTTCACCTGGCGGGGGTTTCAGTATCTTTATTACATTAGACATCTCAAAGGATATTGCTCagaatattttttagtatttatttttatgtactaggctgcgctgggtcttagttatggcctgcaaactcttttttttaaattactttattatgtttatatttggctgtgctgggtcttctttgctgggtagacttttctctagttgcgctgAGCAGGGCCTACTGTCTGGGtgcggtgagcaggcttctcattgcttctcttgttgtggagcatgggtgggtgggctcagtagtttcagctcccgggctctagacaggcagattctttaccaccaagccaccagggaaaccctcatgcaaactcttggttgtagcatgtgggatctagttccccatccagggattgaacccgggtcccctgcattgagagtgcagagtcttggcccctcgaccaccagggaagtctctatggctcagaatattgtcTACAGCTCTTGAAGAGAAACTTAACAACCAAACTCCTATTATTTTGTCCTGTCTGACTGCTTTCctctgcttctgcattttctcagcCCCAATGCCTCTTTCTCCCCAGGAAACCCTGGAGGATCTGGACAGGAACAAAGACGGCTACGTGCAAGTGGATGAGTACATCGGTGAGTGGGCCCAGCTCTCCCCCCAAGGATGCCTGTCCTCTCCCCAGCCACGGGTAGCAGCTGATACATATCAGCCGTTAGAGCAAAGACCCTCTGAAGTGGAGGCTGCCTGAATCCATTCACCCAAACACTCACGGAGCATCAGCTGTGGGTCAGGCCTGGGGGGCCTTTACCAATGATGTATACTTGCAGGGTTTGGGCACATTTGTTTTAATtgtgtatttatctatttatttttggcggtgctgggtctctgtggctaggctttcctctagctgcagagagtgtgggggctgctctctagtcgtggtgcacGAGCCTCCTATTGCGGTGGCTTGTCTTGTTAtcgagcacaggctgtagggcgtGGGGGCTTCACTAGCTGCGTCACaaaggctctagagctcaggctcagtaattgtggtgcacaggtttagtttcctcggggcatatgggatcttcccaaatcgaGGATCagacctgtgactcctgcattggcgagcggattctttaccactgagccaccagggaagccctccagcaAATCTTGATCAAacacccactgtgtgccaggcctagGAAACATTTATTGACTTCCTTTGGTGTGCCAGAGCAGAAAAGCATGTATCAAGCACCTAccgtgtgcctcagtttcctcatcttataAATGGAGATAAGACCACCTACCATGTAGGAGCTGTATATATAgtcaacctaaatgcccatcagtggatgaatgggtaaacaggAGGGGATCCAGCCAGGGCACGGAATACTGTTCAGCTGTGAAAAAAGAACGAAGCACCATCCATATAACAATGTGGATCAACCTCGAGAACATCAGGCCGAGTGAAAGAAGCGGACATAAAAGGCCACATCGTACGCGATCccatttatttgaaatgtctAGAGTAGGAAAATCCATAGTGATAGAAATCAGATAATCAGTTTccagggggctggagggaggaaggaatagGGAGTAACTGCCGAATGGGCATAGGTGTCTTTTGGGGAAATGAAGATGTTCTGGAACTAGAGGGAGGGGGCTACTGCACATTGAGAATGTGCTAAGTGTCACTAATGGTGAATCTTAGGTTGTGGGCCTTCAACCACAattcccaaaataaaaataaaagaaccccATGTACTTCCATTTACTAGGTCATCATTTCTTATGGGAAATGATGACCGGGACTTCTCTGggggtacagtggttaggactgggcGCTTTCACTTCCATGGCCACAGGTTCAGttcatggttggggaactaagatcccgcaagctgtgAGGTGTGGCAGGAAAAAAGGGAAGCCTGAAGGTTAACTGGGTAATTGTATGCCTAGCACCTGCTCCATTATTTTTTCCCCCGCTTGCTCCATCTTTGATGACATCTCTAAGACGGCTCCCTGGTTCAAACCCAGAGGAGAAGAAAGCATTCTGTCCTAATTATGGTGGCTTTGTGTCTGGTATAGAAAGACTTGTCTGTTTGTAATGTCTTCCAGATCTATCTGTGGGCCCGTGGGGTGAAGGGTTTTGCAAACATTTACAAATGACTGCCACAAAGGAGGGGCTCCTAGAATCTTGAGGGATGGTCTGGATATGGTGAGCTGTTCAAAGTGTAGCTTCAGAAGATCGCCTATAAAAATTTTCACTCATTCCTCCTTCctatgagcacctactatgtgccaagcagtgCACACTCTTGTGTCACGGGTGTGTCAACCAAATGGATGGATGATTCAGTCAATCAAATGACCAATCCATCAGTG
This window harbors:
- the RCN3 gene encoding reticulocalbin-3, which translates into the protein MMWPPSLLLLLLLLRRGAQGKPSPDAGPHGQGRVHHAAPLSEAPHDDAHGNFQYDHEAFLGREVAKEFDQLTPEESQARLGRIVDRMDRAGDGDGWVSLAELRSWIAHTQQRHIRDSVSAAWNTYDTDRDGRVGWEELRNATYGHYEPGEEFHDVEDAETYKKMLARDERRFRVADQDGDSMATREELTAFLHPEEFPHMRDIVIAETLEDLDRNKDGYVQVDEYIADLYTAEPGEEEPAWVQTEREQFRDFRDLNKDGKLDGSEVGHWVLPPAQDQPLVEANHLLHESDTDKDGRLSKAEILGNWNMFVGSQATNYGEDLTRHHDEL